The following DNA comes from Streptomyces sp. NBC_00690.
TCTCCTGCTGCGCCGGTACGGCGTCGAGTCCGACGAGTCGACTGCCGGCATGGGGGAAGGCCGCCCGCCAGGTCCTCAACCCCAGCCCCTGGCCCCGCAGATCGGGACGGACGAGGTAGTAGCCCAGGAATGCGTAGTCGTCCGAGTAGTTGACGACGGAGATGGCGGAGACGGGCTCGCCCGCGATGCGTCCGATGAAGAAGCCGGAGGGGTCGGTGGGGTGGAAGCACGCCACGTCTCCGCTGCCGGGGTTCCACCCTTCGGCGGCGGCCCAGGTGGCGATGTGCTGCCACTCCTGCGGCGAGGAACTGCTGACGGTGAGGTCCTCGGACGTCCGAACGGTCTCGTCGAGTGGACGGGTCATGGGGCGGATTCCCTTCTGGGGTTGTCTCGATGGCCGGCGCGGAGCGGCCGGCTCACACCAGGTCCATGGCGGCGACTTCGTCGGGGCTCCCGTAGCTGACGGGGCCCTGGAAGCGTCTGCGTGCGGCGGCGAACCACCAGGCGGTGGCCACCAGGAGGACCACCCCGAGGGCTATCGGCGCGTAGTTGAAGGTCGTCGGGGTGATCGGTGAGACGTGGGGCAGCATGAACAGCACGCTGCTGAAGACGATCCAGGCCACAGCCGTGCGCGCGACGGGCCTGCCCCAGCGTCCGAGGTGCCAGGGGCCCGGCTCGAATTCCGTGCCCAGTCTCAGTCGGAGATAGATGGGTACGCCATAGGCCAGATAGAGCCCGACGACGTTAACACTGACGATCGCCGCGAACACGGTGTGCGACCACCAGGCCGGGGTGATCAGCAGGAAGGAACAACCCGCGGCCAACCAGACCGCCTTGACGGGTGTCCGGGTACGTGGTGATACCGAATGCCACAGCCGGGAGCCGGGCATGGCCCCATCACGCGCAAAGGCGAAGATCTGGCGGGTATTGCTGGTCATGTTGGCAAGGCCGCAGAAGAGCATCGAACCGATGACGACGAGCAGGAGCAGCCGTGCGGTGCCCGTGCCGAGGGCATCGATGAGAATCCGTACGGGCGGCGCCGAGGAACTCGCTGTAGTCGGGTAATCGCGGATCGCGAACACCAGGGCGATCATGAGAATGAGACCGGCGACGGCGGAGCAGCCGATGGCCCACATGATGCCCCTGGGCGTACTCATCGTGGACTTCACCGTCTCTTCGGACATGTGGAAGCTTCCGTCGAATCCCGTGAAGGTCCAACTGGTGACCAGCAGACCGAGCATTGCGGCGTAGACGGCATTGGAGAAGCCGGTGGTGTTCACGAAATGGGTGGTGAAGCCGGGCGATTGATGGTGACTGGGGATCAGGACGAGACTGAGGACGATGACCGTCACGCCGATGGTCAACCACCACACGGAGATGCGGTTGAGGGCGGCGACGAGGTGCACGGTGTAGGTGTTGGCGAGCGCCTGGACGAGCAGGATGGCCGTGGTGATGACGACCGTGCGGTGGCCCGTGACCTGATAGCCGGGCCACTGCATGACGATGAACGCCTGGATGAACGTGGCCGCGGCGTAACCGGTGGCTGCCGTTCCGCCGATCTGTCCCACGAAGTTCAGCCAGCCCGTGTACCAGGACCAGGCACCCCGATGTCTTTTGGCGAGTTTCCCCGCGGAGAAGTAGAGGGCCCCGCTTGTGGGATAGGCCGAGGCGATTTCCCCCATGGCCGCTCCGACGAAGAGGACCATGATGGATACGCCGATCCACCCGAACACCAGAATGAGCGGTCCACCCGAGACCATACCGAATCCAAAGGCGGAGAAGATAC
Coding sequences within:
- a CDS encoding amino acid permease: MTAIRPRKRHRDDGAVVLDDDATLHAMGYPRKLTRRFRTFDNFAISFTIINVISGIFSAFGFGMVSGGPLILVFGWIGVSIMVLFVGAAMGEIASAYPTSGALYFSAGKLAKRHRGAWSWYTGWLNFVGQIGGTAATGYAAATFIQAFIVMQWPGYQVTGHRTVVITTAILLVQALANTYTVHLVAALNRISVWWLTIGVTVIVLSLVLIPSHHQSPGFTTHFVNTTGFSNAVYAAMLGLLVTSWTFTGFDGSFHMSEETVKSTMSTPRGIMWAIGCSAVAGLILMIALVFAIRDYPTTASSSAPPVRILIDALGTGTARLLLLVVIGSMLFCGLANMTSNTRQIFAFARDGAMPGSRLWHSVSPRTRTPVKAVWLAAGCSFLLITPAWWSHTVFAAIVSVNVVGLYLAYGVPIYLRLRLGTEFEPGPWHLGRWGRPVARTAVAWIVFSSVLFMLPHVSPITPTTFNYAPIALGVVLLVATAWWFAAARRRFQGPVSYGSPDEVAAMDLV